In Lycorma delicatula isolate Av1 chromosome 10, ASM4794821v1, whole genome shotgun sequence, a genomic segment contains:
- the LOC142331007 gene encoding ras-like GTP-binding protein Rho1 produces the protein MAAIRKKLVIVGDGACGKTCLLIVFSKDQFPEVYVPTVFENYVADIEVDGKQVELALWDTAGQEDYDRLRPLSYPDTDVILMSFSIDSPDSLENIPEKWTPEVKHFCPNVPIILVGNKKDLRNDPNTIKELAKMKQEPVKPEEGRAMAEKINAFAYLECSAKSKEGVRQVFETATRAALQVKKKKRKGKCRLF, from the coding sequence atGGCTGCTATACGAAAGAAATTGGTTATTGTTGGTGATGGTGCCTGTGGTAAAACTTGTTTGCTTATTGTGTTCAGTAAAGATCAGTTTCCAGAAGTTTATGTGCCTactgtatttgaaaattatgtagCTGATATTGAAGTCGATGGAAAACAAGTAGAATTAGCACTTTGGGATACGGCTGGACAAGAAGACTACGACAGACTCCGCCCACTTTCATACCCAGACACTGACGTCATATTAATGAGTTTTTCGATTGACTCCCCAGATTCTTTAGAAAATATACCTGAAAAATGGACTCCAGAAGTAAAGCATTTTTGTCCAAATGTTCCTATAATACTTGtgggaaataaaaaagatttaagaaatgATCCAAATACAATTAAAGAGTTAGCCAAAATGAAACAGGAACCAGTGAAACCCGAAGAGGGTCGAGCAATGgcagaaaaaataaatgcgtTCGCATACCTTGAATGCTCCGCAAAAAGTAAGGAAGGTGTACGTCAAGTTTTTGAAACTGCTACTAGAGCTGCTCTTCaggttaagaaaaagaaaaggaagggCAAATGCAGGTTGTTTTAA